The genomic segment GCGAAAAGGACTGGTCACAGCGTCAGAGGTTTGAAGAACCCTAGTCATGGCCTCCCAGCTCCGGATGCGGGTGTCAGAGTGGCTCGCAGATGGCTGGGGGCTGTCCATGCTGGATGCGGAGACCACAGCGCAGGCCTCTGACCCTGCCCGTCCAGCTCGGCCATCCCCTGACGCCAACATCGAGGGGGTTCAACGCGATCAACTGCGTCGGGTCGCTGCCATCGATATCGGCACGAACTCGACCCACCTGCTTGTGGCTTCGGTTGACACCGCGTTGCGGACATTCCGGATCATCCAGGCCGAGAAGTCCACGACGCGCCTCGGTGAACGTGACCCCGACACAGGGGAACTCACCGAGGCTGCGATGCAGCGTGGCTATGACACCCTCAGGCGGTTCAGGGACCTGGCCACCAGCCACCAGGTCGAGCAACTCGTGACCGCCGCCACCAGTGCTGTCCGCGAGGCGTCCAACGGCCGCGACTATCTGCAGCAGATCAAAGATGGTCTTGGAATCGAGGTGGATCTTGTCAGCGGTTCCGAGGAAGCTCGACTGATCTATCTGGGCGTGCTCTCCGGCATGCCCTTCGGCAACCGCCCCCATCTTCTGCTGGACATCGGTGGCGGCTCCACCGAACTGATTCTCGCGGACGGTCGCGATGCCAGAGCCCTCACCAGTACAAGGGTTGGTGCGGTGCGTCTGCAGCGAGATTTCGTCAAGGATGATCCGATTCCGCCCCGGGGACGGGCTTTTCTGCAGGCCTTCATCCAAGGCTCTCTGGAACCTGCCGTCGACAAGGTGCGTCGCCGGATCCAGCCGGGTGAAGTTCCGGTGTTGGTCGCCACCAGTGGAACGGCCATGGCCATCGGTGCCCTGGCCGCCAGTGAGGACGATCGCCCCCCTCTCAAGCTGCATGGCTACCGGATGTCGCGTCAGCGGCTTGATCGCGTCGTTGAAAAGCTGGTGGGGATGTCACCGGAGCAGCGCCGACAACTCGCTCCCATCAACGAGCGCAGGGCTGAGATCATCGTCCCTGGAGCGTTGATTCTGCAGACCACGATGCAGATGCTGGGAGCCGAGGAGCTGGTTCTCAGCGAACGGGCGCTTCGCGAGGGGTTGATTGTCGACTGGATGTTGCGCCATGGATTTCTGGAGGATCGGTTCAGCTTCCAGAGCAGCATTCGTCAGCGCACAGTGATTCATCAGGTCCAGCGCTTTGCGGTGAACCAGACCCGTGCCGAGCGCGTGGCATCCCATGCTCTGAGCCTTTACGACCAAACCCGCGGGGTGATGCACCAAGACCCAGGTCAGGGCCGTGAGCTGCTCTGGGCAGCAGCGATGCTGCACGCCTGCGGTCAGCACATCAACCTCAGTGCTTATCACAAGCACTCCTGGTATCTGATTCGTCATGGGGAATTGCTGGGCTATTCCGAGGCGGAACACCTGATGGTTGCGGCCATTGCTCGCTATCACCGCCGCAGCCTGCCCAAGAAACGTCATGAGTCCTGGCAGGCATTGGACACACGCGAGAATCGACGCCTCGTCAACGAGATGGCGCTCCTGCTGAGACTGGCTGCGGCGATGGATCGCCGCCCGGAACCCGTCGTCGCTTTCGTGCGCGCTGAAACCACTCCGACTGAGCTTCGCTTGGAGCTGGTTCCCGAGCGACTGAACCAGAACCTCAGCCTCGAGCAGTGGAGCCTTGACAATTGCGCAGAGGTGATTCGCGAGGCCTCAGGGGTCAGGCTGGTCGTCAGCGTTCAGGGATGAGTTCGTGCCAGCGGACATCATCAATCGTGCTGATGCGTCTCGGTTCCTGATCTGACACGTTGACCATGACCAGATCGGGTCGACCGGCATAGATCTCGACGTTTTCAGGGTCATCGATCGTGATCGGTTCGTCCAGGGTCCCCTGAAACTCAACGGTCCCGCCGCGACGGAGTGCGATCCAGCTCGGCTCAGCGCTGCTGATTTCAACAGTGATCGTCTCGGGTGCGGCTGGAGGGTCTTGATCGGCAGTTGGCTGGATGGCAGTGCTGTCCTCTGTCACCGGCTTGCTGCTTGGAACCTCCGAAGGCGGAACAGGTTGATCGGCATCGCTGAGCTTGACCTGCCAGAGGGTGTATCCAGCTCCCCCCCCGAGAAGCAGCAGAATTGGAACCAGCAACAACACAGAGCGTCGCTGTCGGTTTGGCGTTGACACCGGCGCAGGCCACGGAGCCGCAGTGAGCGGGTCCCTGATCTGGGATGAGATCGAGGCTGTGGGACCAAGTTTCTTGACGAGATCGTCGGCATTCATCCGCAGATGGCTCGCCAGTCTGCGGACCATCGCCTTGATGAACACCGGCTCGGGAAGTCGATCCTCATCGCCGAGTTCCAGGGCCGTCAGCTGCTCGACACCCATGTGCATGGTGGCCGCCAGTTGCTCGGCCGAAAGTCCACGTGCCTGCCGCTGGGCCCTGATCAGTTGGCCAACCTGGGCCAGACCGCTCTCAGAGGGAAGTGTCGTCCCAGAATCCTCTGAATGGTTCTGGGGAGCCATGAACGCCTTCGGTTCGCAGGAGCGTAATTGCGATGAAAATAACTGTTTTTCAGGCTATTGACAGAAAATTTTAGCCCAGCAGCTTGAATCTTCCCCCCAGGAAAACTCTTCAGATGGGCGATACTGGATTCGAACCAGTGACCCCTTCCGTGTGAAGGAAGTGCGCTACCACTGTGCTAATCGCCCGAACGGCTGAATGTTAGACCACGTCATCTCATCGGTTTGGTCGAAACAGGTGAACATGGTCCGGTGAATAGAGACGTGAACGCTCAGGGCCTGGCACCAGTGCCGGACTGATGATGTAGAGGGTGGTTCTGATGAGACTGCGTTCACGACTCGTCTGAGCCATCTCCCTGAGTGGAACGATCGTGAGCCATTGATCAGGCCAGCTCACCCGGTGCCCGATGGCGACCGGCGTGTCATCGGGATAGTGATGCAGAAGCATCTGCTGGACCTCTTCCACATGCCGAGCACTGAGGTACAGACAAAGACTTGCTCCAATGGATGCCAACCGTTCCAGCTGCTCGCGCTCGGGGACGCCGGTTCGACCACCAGCTCGGCTGAGCACAATGGTCTGAACCACACCTGGAACGGTGAGTTCCCGCTCGAGTGCGGCAGCCGCGGCTTGATAGGCGCTGACCCCGGGAACCACCTCCAAGGGGATGCCCTCATCGTTCAGGGTGCAGATCTGCTCGTTGATGGCGCTGTAGAGCGCTGGATCGCCATCGTGCAGCCGGACGACGCGAAGGCCCGTTCTGTACCCCTCGATGAGAAGCGGAAGAACGTCTTCCAGCGTCAGATGACTGGTCCTGATCCGTTCACACTTGGCTGGAACGAGTTCTGCGATTGCCGGGCTGACGAGTGAATCCGTCCAGATCAGTCGATCGGCATGCCGGAGTCGATCAGCCGCACGCAAGGTCAGCAGATCAGGCGCTCCGGGCCCGGCTCCAACGAAGCAAACAGGGCTGCTCAACGAACCCCTGCCGGATCAGGCAGGTCCTGGTGACGGGCATACAGCCAGAGAAGACCGGCGACTCCGGCCAGCATCAGCAGCCCGCTCACCAACTGGGCGATGCGCAGGCCTCCTTCACAGGCTGGGGGTAGCGCTCCAAGACAGAGCGGATCGATCCTCAACCCTTCGATCCAAATTCGACCGAGGCTGTATCCAAGCAGATACGTGCAGGCGAGAGCACCGGAGGGGAGCGTCATTTTTCCCTGCTCTCCCCTGCGGAACAACACAATCAACAGCAGAAACAGTGCAAGGTTCCAGATGGATTCATAAAGGAACGTCGGGTGGAAAAACTCTGCATTGGCGTAGATCACAGGCCTGTTCTGGTATGGAATGAACAGCTTCCAAGGGAGGTCCGTTGGGACTCCGAAGGCTTCGGAGTTGAAGAAATTTCCCCAGCGCCCTATTGCCTGACCCAGGGCCAGGGAAGGCACCAGAACATCGAGAAGATCCCAGAAGGACTGACGCCTCCAGCGACAAAACAGGATCAGGGTGAGTGTGCCTGCAATCAGAGCGCCATGGATGGCGATGCCCCCCTCCCAGATGGCTAGAGCCTTGATCCAGTTGTCGGAATAATTTCGCCATTCAAAGGCGACGTAGTAAGCACGTGCGCCAAGCACCGACGCGAGAATCAGAATGGGAAGCAGATCGCTGATCAGACCGTTGTCCAGGTCGCGGCTGCGAGCGAGGCGGCTTGAAATGTTGAGTCCGATCAGAACCGCAGCAGCAATGAGCAGTCCGTACCAGCGCAACGTGAAGGGCCCGAGCTGAATCAGCTCAGGGCCCGGGGAGGTGAACATTGCCTCAGAAACCCTCGGCTGCCTGAACTTTCTCCACCTGTTTCTTCTTCAGAACCAACATGATCTGAGCCAGAGCCACTGCAGCGAAGAAGGCCAGCAAACCGTAGATCCGCACTGGATTCTGGAGAACCACTTCGGCATCAACCTGGCCGAAACCGCCCACGTTTGGATCATTGGTCAGGGGTGCACCAGCTTCAACGCTGTCGCCAACATTCACGAGCAGAGCAGGGCCGACGGGCACCGTTTCAGTTGTGCT from the Synechococcus sp. KORDI-100 genome contains:
- a CDS encoding Ppx/GppA phosphatase family protein; this encodes MLDAETTAQASDPARPARPSPDANIEGVQRDQLRRVAAIDIGTNSTHLLVASVDTALRTFRIIQAEKSTTRLGERDPDTGELTEAAMQRGYDTLRRFRDLATSHQVEQLVTAATSAVREASNGRDYLQQIKDGLGIEVDLVSGSEEARLIYLGVLSGMPFGNRPHLLLDIGGGSTELILADGRDARALTSTRVGAVRLQRDFVKDDPIPPRGRAFLQAFIQGSLEPAVDKVRRRIQPGEVPVLVATSGTAMAIGALAASEDDRPPLKLHGYRMSRQRLDRVVEKLVGMSPEQRRQLAPINERRAEIIVPGALILQTTMQMLGAEELVLSERALREGLIVDWMLRHGFLEDRFSFQSSIRQRTVIHQVQRFAVNQTRAERVASHALSLYDQTRGVMHQDPGQGRELLWAAAMLHACGQHINLSAYHKHSWYLIRHGELLGYSEAEHLMVAAIARYHRRSLPKKRHESWQALDTRENRRLVNEMALLLRLAAAMDRRPEPVVAFVRAETTPTELRLELVPERLNQNLSLEQWSLDNCAEVIREASGVRLVVSVQG
- a CDS encoding RodZ family helix-turn-helix domain-containing protein, which translates into the protein MAPQNHSEDSGTTLPSESGLAQVGQLIRAQRQARGLSAEQLAATMHMGVEQLTALELGDEDRLPEPVFIKAMVRRLASHLRMNADDLVKKLGPTASISSQIRDPLTAAPWPAPVSTPNRQRRSVLLLVPILLLLGGGAGYTLWQVKLSDADQPVPPSEVPSSKPVTEDSTAIQPTADQDPPAAPETITVEISSAEPSWIALRRGGTVEFQGTLDEPITIDDPENVEIYAGRPDLVMVNVSDQEPRRISTIDDVRWHELIPER
- the cobM gene encoding precorrin-4 C(11)-methyltransferase, with translation MSSPVCFVGAGPGAPDLLTLRAADRLRHADRLIWTDSLVSPAIAELVPAKCERIRTSHLTLEDVLPLLIEGYRTGLRVVRLHDGDPALYSAINEQICTLNDEGIPLEVVPGVSAYQAAAAALERELTVPGVVQTIVLSRAGGRTGVPEREQLERLASIGASLCLYLSARHVEEVQQMLLHHYPDDTPVAIGHRVSWPDQWLTIVPLREMAQTSRERSLIRTTLYIISPALVPGPERSRLYSPDHVHLFRPNR
- the lgt gene encoding prolipoprotein diacylglyceryl transferase translates to MFTSPGPELIQLGPFTLRWYGLLIAAAVLIGLNISSRLARSRDLDNGLISDLLPILILASVLGARAYYVAFEWRNYSDNWIKALAIWEGGIAIHGALIAGTLTLILFCRWRRQSFWDLLDVLVPSLALGQAIGRWGNFFNSEAFGVPTDLPWKLFIPYQNRPVIYANAEFFHPTFLYESIWNLALFLLLIVLFRRGEQGKMTLPSGALACTYLLGYSLGRIWIEGLRIDPLCLGALPPACEGGLRIAQLVSGLLMLAGVAGLLWLYARHQDLPDPAGVR